A single Parabacteroides timonensis DNA region contains:
- a CDS encoding GNAT family N-acetyltransferase, translated as MKNPSKGAAYLDRCERCKTFLNRYNCMIHFAIKLRGENTIIGEAGLFYSFSDLKKMEVGYIIDRMYWNNGYGTEVCQDLIDYAFSQLRCTEFIARMYDQNIGSIRVCEKLGFEHVLTGETENKKVFREYRKTSV; from the coding sequence ATAAAGAATCCTAGTAAAGGAGCAGCGTATTTGGATAGATGCGAACGATGTAAAACATTTCTAAATAGATATAATTGCATGATACATTTTGCTATTAAACTCAGAGGTGAGAATACGATTATTGGTGAAGCAGGTTTATTCTATTCCTTTTCAGATCTGAAGAAGATGGAAGTTGGTTATATTATCGATCGAATGTATTGGAATAACGGATATGGAACAGAAGTTTGTCAGGATCTGATCGATTATGCCTTTAGCCAGTTGAGGTGTACAGAGTTTATTGCCCGTATGTATGATCAGAATATAGGCTCTATCAGAGTTTGTGAAAAATTAGGATTTGAACATGTGTTGACAGGAGAAACAGAAAACAAAAAAGTCTTCCGGGAATACCGGAAGACTTCTGTATAA
- a CDS encoding sensor histidine kinase produces the protein MRIMYFIITLVLCFCTTLKAENRANDLMKQAQSSLEQKDYTKARYLFLQAYKAFSNEGDYTQAIDCGTKATYLYYRENYYQEAFDLCRQMTQYLLTEEDKAQKTFYDQRFQLTKERLQMYIKLKNAAQAQLQLNTLDNLASQAGSSKLSDDLLYTQTNYYYTFGQDEQGDASFRKLINQYKDKKEYDKVSDCYRNLITIARTANNAPLMERTYEKYIVWTDSVKALNAQDELGALQLKYDDSLQTIQEKDDKLSGKQYMIVGLCTLVVILIAALLFVAFLLLRFIVLNKKLKGIIQTTNEHSEQQALFIQSISEQMKPTLDKLDISAGELRTTAPQHAESIQARVDALKQFSINIQELSSLESSLLEPYETQSFNVGTFCKKTMDKVKDKIHPDVEVIVDAPQLEVKTNAEQLERILLHLLNNAAQYTTSGKIWLEFKRKGAHLCHIIVTDNGTGIPNEQKENIFKPFSEVKDLAEGDGLGLPICSLIANKLNGNLSIDMDYKKGCRFILVLQI, from the coding sequence ATGAGAATCATGTATTTTATCATCACTCTTGTTCTCTGTTTCTGCACAACCCTCAAGGCAGAAAACAGAGCCAATGATCTAATGAAACAGGCACAAAGTAGCCTGGAACAGAAAGACTACACTAAAGCCCGTTACCTTTTCCTTCAAGCCTACAAAGCCTTTTCCAATGAAGGGGATTACACACAAGCCATTGATTGTGGGACTAAAGCAACATATCTTTATTATCGTGAGAACTATTATCAGGAGGCATTCGACCTTTGCCGCCAAATGACTCAATATCTATTAACCGAGGAAGATAAAGCACAGAAAACATTCTATGACCAACGTTTCCAATTAACAAAAGAGCGATTACAAATGTACATAAAGCTGAAGAATGCCGCCCAGGCTCAACTTCAACTTAATACGTTGGATAATCTGGCCAGTCAGGCCGGAAGCAGTAAACTGTCCGATGACCTGTTATACACTCAGACCAATTATTATTATACTTTTGGACAGGATGAACAGGGAGACGCATCTTTCCGCAAACTGATTAACCAGTATAAAGATAAAAAGGAATACGACAAGGTAAGTGACTGCTATAGAAATCTGATCACAATTGCCCGCACAGCAAACAATGCTCCATTGATGGAACGTACCTACGAAAAATATATCGTCTGGACAGATTCTGTTAAAGCATTAAATGCACAGGATGAATTAGGAGCATTACAACTCAAATACGATGACAGTTTGCAAACTATCCAGGAAAAAGACGATAAACTATCCGGCAAGCAATATATGATAGTCGGTCTTTGTACATTGGTTGTAATCCTTATCGCTGCATTACTTTTCGTTGCATTCCTGCTACTGCGTTTCATCGTTCTCAACAAGAAACTGAAAGGTATTATCCAGACAACCAACGAACATAGCGAACAACAAGCATTGTTTATACAAAGTATATCGGAACAGATGAAGCCTACGCTCGATAAACTCGATATATCAGCCGGCGAATTACGAACAACAGCTCCGCAACACGCCGAATCTATCCAGGCACGAGTAGATGCACTAAAACAGTTCAGTATTAATATACAGGAACTGTCTTCATTGGAAAGCTCTTTGCTGGAACCCTACGAAACACAATCATTCAATGTGGGTACCTTCTGCAAGAAAACAATGGATAAAGTAAAGGATAAAATACACCCCGATGTAGAAGTCATCGTAGACGCACCGCAACTGGAAGTAAAAACAAATGCGGAACAATTAGAACGTATTTTATTACATTTATTAAACAATGCAGCTCAATATACCACTTCCGGTAAAATATGGCTGGAATTCAAAAGAAAAGGAGCCCATCTGTGCCATATTATCGTAACAGATAATGGAACCGGTATTCCTAACGAACAAAAAGAAAATATCTTCAAACCGTTCAGCGAAGTCAAGGATTTGGCCGAAGGTGACGGATTAGGTTTGCCTATCTGCTCCCTGATCGCTAATAAGTTGAACGGAAACCTGTCTATCGATATGGATTATAAGAAAGGATGCCGTTTTATTCTAGTATTACAGATATGA
- a CDS encoding GNAT family N-acetyltransferase has translation MKIISVKENPAYKDIAINYLQSKWPSVYPVMYEDSINHCIDSPSSFPQWYLLEKDDQIIGCAGLITNDFISRMDLYPWVCAVYIDETQRGNFYSSLLLEKAKEDTVKAGFNKLYLSTEHIGFYEKLGFKYIGQGYHPWEDESRIYEIEIKT, from the coding sequence ATGAAAATTATATCTGTAAAAGAAAATCCGGCTTACAAAGACATAGCGATCAACTATCTGCAAAGTAAATGGCCTTCTGTATATCCCGTCATGTATGAGGATAGTATTAATCATTGTATAGATTCTCCGAGTTCTTTTCCACAGTGGTATTTGTTGGAGAAAGATGATCAGATCATCGGCTGTGCTGGACTGATCACGAACGATTTTATCAGCCGGATGGACTTGTATCCATGGGTTTGCGCTGTGTATATAGACGAAACTCAACGAGGAAATTTTTACAGCAGCCTTTTATTGGAGAAAGCCAAAGAAGATACGGTTAAAGCTGGTTTCAACAAATTATACCTCAGCACCGAACATATAGGCTTCTATGAAAAGCTGGGATTCAAATATATAGGACAAGGATACCATCCCTGGGAAGACGAATCACGGATATATGAAATAGAAATAAAAACATAA
- a CDS encoding MBL fold metallo-hydrolase, protein MYELQQAGEQSYYINSPAKIGIYRQNDTDIYLIDSGNDKEAVKKIIKIAAAQNWKIKGIINTHSNADHIGGNAYLQAQIDCPVFANGIEAAFTQYPILEPSFLYGGYPCKELRSKFLLAKESRTLPFTDKDFPRELEIIPLPGHFFDMVGFRTPDDTVFLADCISSESTLNKYQVSFIYDVARYLETLDFVEKMQAARFIPSHAEMTTDIKELVSVNRNKIYEIADTLLEICSTPQNSENILQMLFDKYGLSMNFEQYVLVGSTIRSYLSWLKDLGKLSVSFEYNMLQWKSIHSPH, encoded by the coding sequence ATGTATGAACTTCAACAAGCAGGAGAACAAAGCTACTATATAAACTCACCGGCAAAGATCGGTATCTATCGGCAAAACGATACGGATATTTATCTGATCGATAGCGGAAACGATAAAGAAGCGGTCAAGAAAATCATTAAGATTGCTGCTGCACAAAACTGGAAAATAAAAGGGATTATCAATACCCATTCCAATGCAGATCATATTGGAGGAAATGCCTATTTACAAGCACAAATCGACTGTCCGGTTTTTGCAAACGGGATAGAAGCTGCTTTCACACAGTATCCCATATTGGAACCGTCATTCTTATATGGTGGATATCCCTGTAAAGAGTTACGGAGTAAATTCCTGTTAGCGAAAGAAAGCCGGACGTTGCCTTTCACTGATAAGGATTTCCCCCGTGAACTGGAGATCATTCCCCTACCCGGCCATTTTTTTGATATGGTAGGTTTTCGTACTCCTGATGATACCGTTTTCCTGGCAGATTGCATCAGTAGTGAATCAACTCTGAATAAATACCAGGTCTCTTTCATTTACGATGTTGCCCGTTACCTGGAAACACTGGATTTTGTTGAAAAGATGCAGGCTGCACGATTTATTCCTTCGCATGCAGAAATGACAACTGACATAAAAGAGCTGGTATCTGTCAACCGGAATAAGATTTACGAGATAGCCGACACCTTGCTCGAAATCTGCTCCACCCCTCAAAATAGCGAAAACATTCTTCAGATGCTTTTCGACAAATACGGATTATCGATGAACTTTGAACAATACGTACTGGTAGGCAGCACGATCCGCTCCTATCTTTCCTGGCTCAAAGATCTGGGCAAATTATCCGTCAGTTTTGAGTACAATATGCTTCAATGGAAAAGCATTCATTCACCCCACTAA
- a CDS encoding DUF169 domain-containing protein, with the protein MDINVFLNNYREAFGEKVDLPIVFWYSEQSVNFVDKIGGCLFKCMKDVRDGQTVTLSVENIGCGGGKFYTGFTEMPERIPGFVSLKEKYKQTPEGVSEFLEELQVPRAKMDYLNFTRMDKVENFDNLEGILFLATPDMLSGLATWAFFDNNSQDAVTSLFGSGCCSVVTQAVIENARGGKRTFIGFFDPSVRPYFEPDILSFMIPMSRFREMYDTMRSSCLFDTHAWGKVKARME; encoded by the coding sequence ATGGACATAAATGTATTTCTCAATAATTATCGTGAAGCATTTGGTGAAAAAGTGGATCTTCCAATCGTCTTTTGGTATTCAGAGCAATCGGTAAACTTTGTTGATAAAATCGGAGGATGTTTATTCAAATGTATGAAGGATGTCAGGGATGGGCAAACGGTTACTTTGAGTGTGGAAAATATCGGTTGTGGCGGTGGAAAATTTTATACTGGTTTTACAGAGATGCCCGAACGGATTCCCGGATTTGTGTCTTTAAAAGAAAAATACAAACAAACCCCTGAAGGCGTTTCTGAGTTTTTGGAGGAATTGCAAGTTCCGAGAGCAAAGATGGATTATCTGAACTTTACCCGAATGGATAAAGTAGAGAATTTCGATAATCTCGAAGGAATTCTGTTTCTGGCAACACCCGATATGCTTTCCGGCCTAGCTACCTGGGCGTTTTTCGATAATAATTCACAGGATGCCGTTACTTCTTTATTTGGCTCCGGTTGTTGCTCTGTAGTCACACAAGCCGTTATTGAGAATGCGAGAGGGGGAAAGCGCACTTTTATCGGATTCTTCGATCCTTCCGTACGTCCTTATTTTGAACCGGATATTTTAAGTTTTATGATACCTATGTCACGTTTCAGGGAAATGTACGATACAATGCGGAGTAGCTGTTTGTTTGATACGCATGCCTGGGGAAAGGTAAAAGCCAGGATGGAATAA
- a CDS encoding DEAD/DEAH box helicase — translation MPDYKHILSCWHKLEHFSPALLPKDNSVKRLGEELPWMRPLEAKDPRKTIQYTIYLGVFSLTSVSDFVKEFFKDESVNPNPVNAKVCYASIKLDCQGIYIQNTFGLSTMPWALKQLEEDKVETDTWSEDFNQLKSNLFEQLTENRKELAEDFLSYLSDTQTLENLQEIQSLIMRKLKWSTSPETDIYIRTEEVFKKNNPSDPDESNADILNSFYIDDLERIIASYEKEGYNTAFKNYLSACLNEDFAHSDLSLHPEILKESLIPENYPDGCWPSPYGASLMQQFAVNTVSKELAGEKQEGLFSVNGPPGTGKTTLLRDIIAAILVKRAKKMVGFTDPAKAFRKIGEVQVSDKYTPFIYAPDPSISDGGIVVASSNNGAVENISKELPLKGEVKGYSDQVGYFRQVSEECLDEQYWGIIAAVLGNKENQRKLIGSIWNGNSEKETYTLKQQLADYKPTEEEWLNVVSSFKKKLHEVGEEKSRLTGFMKDEENREKIRIQCEDAENRLTFDKEELNKRENASALLSAEIEEGMRRRDEIKSEMQLLQSTRPGFFTYWFSKEVRTQYKKAVASVLSEYNRQTETIAEQKARLQALYSEIEKLKKRQEKSKKDYDKVNALYTRLVDSTEKTRQELKGAYADAEFWKQIESKETQETSPWYSQKLKQLQSELFIEAMKVNELFILRANATSSRIKTTLDGFFNYLKTGGDLTEKEIQAMWNTFWLVVPVVSSTFASIQRMFSTLGAASIPWLFVDEAGQAVPQAAAGAIWRSKRAVIVGDPFQIEPVVTIPEQIINNFSRYFGLDKTQIHTSLSVQSMADRANPYGWITNDTWTGSPLRVHRRCIDPMFSIANEIAYNNMMYNSTLGGSSGLIMQNGFVQVEGQVCGRHYVPEQGTVIKLMIMDEIRQLQDLPDLFIISPFSEIPSVLKKELRQPIKQALAPFKPIGDDELKKWLDAHIGTVHTFQGKQAAGVILCLGLDEKTKGAAAWASSKPNLLNVALTRAKLRFVAVGDGKVWLGQPYFCKLKGLSV, via the coding sequence ATGCCAGATTATAAACATATACTTTCCTGTTGGCACAAACTGGAACATTTTTCTCCGGCTCTTCTTCCGAAAGATAATAGTGTAAAACGTTTGGGGGAGGAGCTTCCATGGATGCGTCCATTGGAAGCAAAAGATCCGAGAAAGACGATTCAATACACTATTTATCTGGGTGTCTTTTCTCTGACATCTGTTTCCGATTTTGTAAAAGAATTCTTTAAGGATGAAAGCGTCAATCCGAATCCGGTTAATGCCAAGGTTTGTTATGCTTCTATTAAACTGGATTGTCAGGGTATATACATACAAAATACATTTGGTCTTTCTACGATGCCTTGGGCATTGAAACAGTTGGAAGAAGATAAGGTGGAAACCGATACCTGGTCGGAGGATTTTAATCAGTTAAAATCTAATCTGTTTGAGCAATTAACCGAGAACCGGAAAGAACTGGCTGAAGACTTTCTGAGTTATTTGTCAGATACCCAGACACTCGAAAATCTACAAGAAATTCAATCATTAATCATGCGGAAACTGAAGTGGAGTACTTCTCCTGAAACGGATATATACATTCGTACAGAAGAAGTTTTCAAGAAAAATAACCCTTCAGATCCGGATGAATCGAATGCTGATATATTGAACAGTTTCTATATCGACGATTTGGAGCGGATAATTGCTTCTTATGAAAAAGAAGGTTATAATACAGCATTTAAGAATTATTTGAGTGCCTGTTTGAATGAAGATTTCGCTCATTCGGACCTATCCCTGCATCCTGAGATTCTGAAAGAAAGTCTGATTCCGGAAAATTACCCGGATGGTTGTTGGCCGTCTCCTTATGGGGCAAGTTTGATGCAACAGTTTGCTGTAAATACTGTCAGTAAAGAGTTGGCCGGTGAGAAACAAGAGGGACTATTTTCTGTAAACGGACCTCCCGGTACAGGAAAGACAACCTTGCTAAGGGATATTATTGCTGCAATTCTGGTGAAGCGTGCTAAAAAGATGGTTGGTTTTACTGATCCGGCAAAGGCTTTCCGTAAAATAGGTGAGGTACAGGTCAGTGATAAATATACTCCGTTTATTTATGCACCGGATCCTTCCATCAGTGATGGAGGTATTGTTGTTGCTTCTTCGAATAATGGAGCGGTAGAAAATATCTCAAAAGAACTACCCTTAAAAGGAGAAGTAAAAGGTTATTCTGATCAGGTTGGATATTTCCGGCAGGTTAGTGAGGAATGTCTGGATGAACAATATTGGGGAATAATCGCTGCTGTATTAGGAAATAAAGAAAATCAACGAAAACTGATCGGTAGCATCTGGAATGGGAATTCGGAGAAGGAAACCTATACGCTAAAGCAACAGTTAGCCGATTATAAACCCACAGAAGAAGAATGGTTAAATGTTGTATCGTCTTTTAAAAAGAAGCTCCATGAAGTCGGGGAAGAGAAATCCCGTCTGACCGGTTTTATGAAAGATGAGGAAAACAGAGAGAAGATTCGGATTCAGTGTGAAGATGCAGAGAACCGTTTGACTTTTGATAAGGAAGAATTGAATAAACGGGAAAATGCATCTGCTCTGTTGTCTGCTGAAATAGAAGAGGGTATGCGAAGAAGGGATGAAATAAAGAGTGAAATGCAACTGTTGCAGTCTACTCGTCCCGGATTTTTTACATATTGGTTCAGCAAGGAAGTACGAACTCAATATAAAAAGGCTGTGGCTTCTGTTTTGTCGGAATACAATAGGCAGACAGAGACTATTGCAGAACAGAAAGCCCGGTTACAGGCGCTTTATTCAGAAATAGAGAAGCTGAAAAAGAGACAGGAGAAGAGTAAAAAGGATTATGATAAAGTAAATGCATTATATACTCGGCTGGTGGATTCTACAGAAAAAACTCGTCAAGAGTTAAAAGGAGCCTATGCTGATGCTGAGTTTTGGAAACAAATCGAATCGAAGGAAACACAAGAAACCTCTCCCTGGTATTCTCAGAAACTGAAGCAGTTGCAATCCGAATTGTTCATCGAAGCGATGAAGGTGAACGAACTGTTTATACTCCGGGCAAATGCAACATCGAGTCGGATAAAAACGACATTGGATGGTTTCTTCAATTACCTGAAAACGGGTGGCGACCTTACCGAGAAGGAGATACAGGCGATGTGGAATACGTTTTGGTTGGTTGTTCCTGTCGTCTCTTCCACCTTTGCATCTATCCAGCGTATGTTCAGTACGTTGGGTGCGGCTTCTATTCCGTGGTTATTTGTAGATGAGGCTGGACAGGCCGTTCCACAGGCGGCTGCCGGGGCTATCTGGCGTTCGAAACGGGCCGTTATTGTAGGTGACCCTTTCCAGATAGAGCCTGTCGTAACGATACCGGAGCAGATCATCAATAATTTTAGTCGTTATTTTGGACTGGATAAGACGCAGATACATACTTCACTTTCCGTTCAGTCGATGGCTGACCGGGCGAATCCGTATGGCTGGATTACTAATGATACCTGGACCGGTTCACCTTTACGGGTTCACCGCCGTTGTATCGATCCGATGTTTTCCATTGCTAATGAGATCGCATATAATAATATGATGTATAATTCGACTCTGGGAGGTTCGTCTGGTTTGATTATGCAGAACGGATTTGTACAGGTTGAGGGTCAGGTGTGTGGTCGTCATTATGTACCGGAGCAAGGAACTGTCATCAAACTAATGATTATGGATGAGATCCGTCAATTACAGGATTTACCTGATTTGTTTATCATCTCTCCATTTTCGGAAATACCATCTGTCCTGAAAAAAGAATTGCGTCAACCGATAAAGCAAGCACTTGCCCCCTTTAAACCGATCGGAGATGATGAACTAAAGAAATGGCTGGATGCTCATATCGGAACGGTCCATACTTTCCAGGGAAAACAGGCTGCAGGTGTCATTTTATGTCTAGGACTTGATGAAAAGACAAAAGGCGCTGCTGCCTGGGCTTCATCCAAACCCAATTTGCTGAATGTGGCTTTGACACGTGCTAAATTACGGTTTGTAGCCGTAGGTGATGGAAAGGTTTGGTTGGGACAACCTTATTTTTGTAAATTGAAGGGATTGAGTGTTTGA
- a CDS encoding SLATT domain-containing protein, producing MNDNNFAVELNYKLWVTKGARFKASTRCEEADTRYTRIVGWISSYLIIFSVLNICKIPFFTLPDNCASFLSIALSIIILVFSQFAYAKNFSVHSRNYHTCALEISSLYNKLRFNKMNNNIVPELIEQIANEYEQILMRYDNHLPIDLDMFKIEKTAYFKLSKYQTFLTKTRYFFLVQFVYYFCVYGLPLLYITICIIINIYKEKQYCLF from the coding sequence TTGAATGATAATAATTTTGCAGTTGAATTAAATTACAAATTATGGGTCACAAAAGGTGCTCGTTTTAAGGCTAGTACAAGATGTGAAGAAGCAGATACAAGATATACAAGAATTGTAGGTTGGATTTCTTCTTATCTAATTATTTTTAGTGTTCTAAATATATGTAAAATTCCTTTCTTCACATTACCAGACAATTGTGCTTCTTTTCTATCTATCGCACTATCAATTATAATTCTCGTATTTAGTCAATTTGCTTATGCAAAAAATTTTTCAGTCCATTCAAGAAATTATCATACCTGTGCATTAGAAATTTCTAGCTTATATAACAAATTACGTTTTAACAAGATGAATAACAATATTGTGCCTGAATTAATTGAACAAATAGCAAATGAGTATGAACAAATATTAATGCGTTATGACAATCATCTACCCATAGATTTAGACATGTTCAAAATAGAAAAAACAGCTTATTTCAAATTATCAAAATACCAAACATTTCTAACAAAGACAAGATATTTCTTCCTTGTACAATTTGTATATTATTTCTGTGTCTATGGATTACCTCTGCTCTATATTACAATATGCATAATCATAAATATTTACAAAGAGAAGCAATATTGCCTTTTTTAA
- a CDS encoding acyltransferase family protein, protein MIKPLTSLRFIFALMVFAAHCYVIDPHFSHFLYKEGFVGVSFFFVLSGFIIAYNYQRKFESKSISRREFWIARFARVYPLHIATLMLYPLIGGALLAMNWDTVLKLVSQLFLVHPFIPQTDYFFAFNSPSWSLGCEQLFYFLFPFLALWLNDTRKLFWILIATGLIVACGMYFTPEEQIRAYWYVNPLTRLPDFLVGMLLFKLYDKSTGNWSVNRATWFEIGAVALFIAFYYCGSAGVLPKVYRYSVYYWLPVSLLLYVFAMNKGMISRFLSNKYLVIGGDISYAMYLIHLFIIELYKSTGWNYPWQIVIPILLLITICCSLLSYRYFEKPVNKYIRKHLK, encoded by the coding sequence ATGATAAAACCTCTTACCTCGTTAAGGTTTATATTTGCATTGATGGTATTTGCCGCACATTGTTATGTGATCGATCCTCATTTCTCCCATTTTTTATATAAAGAAGGGTTTGTCGGGGTAAGTTTCTTCTTTGTATTAAGTGGTTTTATCATCGCATATAATTATCAACGAAAATTTGAATCCAAAAGTATATCTCGTCGTGAGTTTTGGATAGCCCGCTTCGCACGAGTTTATCCATTGCATATCGCCACTCTTATGTTGTATCCTCTGATCGGAGGGGCTCTATTGGCTATGAACTGGGATACGGTATTAAAACTTGTGTCACAATTATTTTTGGTTCACCCGTTCATTCCACAGACGGACTACTTCTTTGCTTTCAACTCCCCCTCCTGGAGTTTGGGGTGTGAACAACTGTTCTATTTCTTGTTTCCATTTTTAGCTTTATGGCTAAACGATACCCGTAAGTTGTTTTGGATATTGATTGCAACAGGTTTAATAGTTGCCTGTGGTATGTATTTCACTCCTGAAGAGCAGATACGGGCTTACTGGTATGTGAATCCATTGACTCGACTACCGGATTTCCTTGTGGGAATGTTGCTCTTCAAACTGTATGACAAGAGTACAGGAAATTGGAGTGTAAATCGGGCGACATGGTTTGAAATCGGAGCGGTAGCATTATTCATTGCGTTTTATTATTGTGGTTCAGCCGGTGTACTACCTAAAGTATATCGGTATTCGGTATATTATTGGTTACCCGTCTCTTTGCTCCTTTATGTCTTTGCAATGAACAAAGGAATGATTTCCCGTTTTCTGAGTAATAAATATCTTGTAATCGGTGGCGACATAAGTTACGCCATGTACCTTATCCACCTGTTTATTATAGAATTATACAAAAGTACCGGTTGGAATTATCCGTGGCAAATAGTAATCCCGATATTACTCTTGATTACCATTTGTTGCAGCTTACTGTCGTACCGCTATTTTGAAAAACCGGTGAATAAATACATTCGGAAGCATTTAAAATAA
- a CDS encoding helix-turn-helix transcriptional regulator has product MKNVSVGLLNVFLTQFRELNIDLNRILNEFETNRSVLDNPINQIEMGIFGRYMEEIVRLSGNQHVGFEAGFMIPFMVTTTYFNLYHDCKTVADFFDKLENIEDVDSITRHKTFTDGEYFHYQIISSESFTEKYPVAARQWNEAQFGIGLQYAYGYSGRFLRPKFAYTIYSEDSNDKLIEEYLDCPVFYEKERMGMAFKKTILNLPIRTANKGLLPIFEEMMAEMKHMQNKDLLSSSVRRYLTHSLLTSDLSLKPIAERFNMSERNFQRKLKSEGTSYQQILDNLRIELARKYLRERIPLVEIAFLLGFESQSAFNKFFSKHFHTTPSQFK; this is encoded by the coding sequence ATGAAGAATGTCTCAGTAGGATTACTCAATGTTTTCTTAACGCAATTTAGAGAGTTAAATATTGATCTGAATCGGATTTTAAATGAGTTCGAAACAAATCGAAGTGTACTCGACAATCCAATCAACCAAATAGAGATGGGAATCTTCGGTCGTTACATGGAAGAAATTGTAAGATTATCCGGGAATCAACATGTTGGTTTTGAAGCAGGTTTTATGATCCCGTTTATGGTGACTACCACCTACTTCAATTTATACCATGATTGCAAAACGGTCGCCGATTTTTTCGATAAATTAGAGAATATCGAAGACGTTGATTCAATAACACGTCACAAGACATTTACTGATGGTGAATATTTTCATTATCAGATCATTTCCTCCGAAAGTTTTACAGAAAAGTACCCCGTCGCCGCACGACAATGGAACGAAGCCCAGTTTGGTATTGGACTCCAATATGCTTACGGTTATTCCGGTAGATTCTTACGACCTAAATTTGCATATACAATTTATAGCGAAGACAGCAATGACAAGCTGATAGAGGAGTATCTGGATTGCCCTGTCTTCTATGAAAAAGAACGGATGGGTATGGCATTCAAAAAAACGATCTTGAATCTTCCTATTCGAACTGCAAACAAAGGGTTATTGCCGATCTTTGAAGAAATGATGGCAGAAATGAAACATATGCAAAACAAGGACTTGCTGTCGAGTAGTGTCCGCAGATATCTTACACATAGCCTTTTAACGTCTGACCTTAGCCTTAAACCAATCGCAGAGAGATTCAATATGAGTGAACGAAATTTCCAGCGAAAACTGAAATCAGAGGGAACTTCGTACCAACAAATTCTTGATAATTTGCGTATAGAATTAGCTCGGAAATACCTTCGGGAAAGAATACCATTAGTTGAAATAGCTTTTTTGTTAGGATTCGAGAGCCAAAGTGCCTTTAACAAGTTCTTCAGCAAACATTTTCATACAACACCAAGCCAATTCAAATAA